The sequence TGAGGTTTCGCCGACCGAGGAGTGGACCGATCGGGTACTGCACGACCATGCCGGAGCGCTGTTCGCGCGCCGTACGCTGCAGCCGTTCTTCGATGCCCAGCTCGTGGTGGCCGAACGGCTCGTGTGCCTCGGCGACGACACGCTCGACAAGGACCAGGTTCTCGCCGACTGCCTCGGGCTCGGCCGGCAGCTGGCGTTGCAGGGGATCGTGCGCAGCAAGGATTCGGTATCGACGGAGTTGTACGACGCGGGGTATCAGCTGGCCCGCAACCGCGGACTCGTCCCCGACGAGGAGGGCGGCGTTCCGCGGGAGCCCGACCTCGCTGCCGCCCGACAGCGGTGGCTCGACGAGGTGCGGCTGATGCGCGAGCGACTACGCCGGATCGCCTGGATCGAGGCCGAGCAGGCAGGCCTGCTGAGATGAGTGCCTTCGCCGACCGATTGCGGGAGATCCGCGCGGCGCCCACCGGAAAGAAGGTGGGTGCGTTCTTCGACTACGACGGCACCCTCATCGAGGGCTTCTCTGCGAACGCGATCACCCGCGCCCGGGTGAAGAGTCTCGAGTTCGGCCTCGGTGAGCTCGGCAGCTTCCTGCTGATCGCACTACGCGGGGTGAAGTCCGAGCAGGACTATGCCGAGGTGCTCGAGGCCACCAGACCGACATTCGCGGGCAAGACGTATGCCGAGCTGCTCGAGTTCGGTGACGAACTGTTCAAGCACGAGACCGCCTCGCACCTGCGGCCGCAGATGTGGCAACTGTTGCGAGCGCATCGAGAGATGGGCCATCGGATCGTCATCGCGTCGTCGGCCACGCGGTTCCAGATCGAGCCCATCGCACGTGAGATCGAGGCCGACCACGCCCTCGCGACCGACGTCGAGGTGGTCGACGGGATCGTCACCGGAGAGATCCTCGGCCGGCCCCTGTGGGGACCAGGCAAGGCGGCCGCGGTCCGCGCGCTGGCTCGCGAACACGACGTGGATCTCGACGCGTCCTTCGCCTACAGCGATGGGAACGAGGACATCCCCTATCTGGAGTCGGTCGGACATCCGGCTGCGGTGTCGCCCCGATATGGCCTCCGCGCGGAAGCACAGGAGCGGGGCTGGCCGGTCATCGACCTGCGCAACCCGACGTACAACCGGTTGGCGATGGCGGCCCGGACCGGTGCGTTCTACGGCTCGTTCATCGGGTCCGCGGCTCTCGGGGTCGCCGGCGGGCTGGTGCGTCGCGATCCGAATGTGCTCGTGGAGTCGGCGATACCGGCAGGCAACGATCTGGGGCTGCGCGTCGCCGGTGTCCGGGTGGCCGTCCTCGACGGCGCGGAGTATCTGACGTCGAACCGTCCGTGTGTGTTCGTTTTCAATCACCAGTCGAAGCTCGACCTGCCGGTCATCATCCATCTGATCCGCCGCGACGCGACCGGCGTCGCGAAGAAAGAGGTCAAGCGGGTGCCGGTCCTCGGCCAGATCCTCGATGCGGCAGGGCTGGTGTTCATCGACCGGGCCGACGCGGGAAAGGCAATCGAGCAGCTGCAGCCCGCAGTCCGCAAGCTCCGCGAGGAGGGGGTGTCGCTGGTCGTGGCGCCGGAGGGCACGCGGTCGTCGACCCCGCGAATCGGGCCGTTCAAGAAGGGGCCGTTCCACATCGCGATGCAGGCAGGCGTACCCGTGGTACCCGTGGTGCTGCGCAACACAGGTGAATTGATGTGGCGTGGTTCGCAATTGATCAAACCCGGAACCGTGGAGGTCAAGGTGCTGCCGCCGGTCGACACATCGCAGTGGCGATCGGAGGACGCCGGAGAACATGCCGCCGAGGTCCGACAGATGTTCGTCACGGCGCTGGCGGACTGGCCGGTCGAGTCGTTCGAGGACGGCCGGATGACACGAGCCACGGGAGTGTGGGAGTGAGCAGCATCGACCAACCGCTGGACTGGGCCAACGAACCGCACATGAGTCCGGTGGACGCCCTGATGTGGCGCGGCGACACCGACCGTCGGCTTCGCGGCACCATCAGCATGCTGGAAATCTATGACTGCGTGCCGGATTGGGATCGACTGGTGGCCGCGCACGAGTGGGGCAGTCGCATGGCACCGCGTTTCCGGCAGCGGGTCATCGACTCCCCGTTGCGCACCGGCACCCCGAGTTGGGCGGTCGACCCCGACTTCGACCTGCACTACCACCTCCGGCGTATCCGCTTGGCCGGCGACGGCTCGATGCGTGAGCTGCTGTCGGCGTGTGAGCAGCTGGCGATGACCGCCCTCGATCCGGCTCGCCCGCCATGGGAGGGCACTCTGATCGAGGGCCTGCCCGACGGACGTGCCGCGTACTTCCTCAAGGCCCACCACGCACTGACCGACGGTCTGGGGGCGATTCTCGGGCTCGCGCAACTCCATTCGACGTCGCGTGATCCGATCCCCGGTAAGCCGCAGCCGCCCAGTCCAGAACCGGTGAACATCTCCGCGCTCGACGTGGTCGGTCGCCAGCTCGGCGAGGAGCTTCGGCGCCTGCCCCATCGGGCCGACACCGCCGTGCGCGGTGTACGTGCGCTCACCCGGCCGAAGAAGGCCCTGAGCGACGTTCTCCGCTACGGACGCTCGGTGCCGCGAGTGGCGGGCCTGGTCTCTCCGCCGGGCTCTCCGCTGCTCGCCGCGCGCAGTATCTCGTGGCGGTTCAGTGCCTTCGAGGTGCCCTTCGCCGATCTGAAGGCGGCCGGCGTCACCGCCCGGGCGTCGGTGAACGACGTCTATCTCGCCGGACTGATCGGCGGTTTCCGGCTCTATCACGAGAAGCTCGGGCAACCGGTGGACGCGATTC is a genomic window of Gordonia sp. SID5947 containing:
- a CDS encoding HAD-IB family hydrolase, with protein sequence MSAFADRLREIRAAPTGKKVGAFFDYDGTLIEGFSANAITRARVKSLEFGLGELGSFLLIALRGVKSEQDYAEVLEATRPTFAGKTYAELLEFGDELFKHETASHLRPQMWQLLRAHREMGHRIVIASSATRFQIEPIAREIEADHALATDVEVVDGIVTGEILGRPLWGPGKAAAVRALAREHDVDLDASFAYSDGNEDIPYLESVGHPAAVSPRYGLRAEAQERGWPVIDLRNPTYNRLAMAARTGAFYGSFIGSAALGVAGGLVRRDPNVLVESAIPAGNDLGLRVAGVRVAVLDGAEYLTSNRPCVFVFNHQSKLDLPVIIHLIRRDATGVAKKEVKRVPVLGQILDAAGLVFIDRADAGKAIEQLQPAVRKLREEGVSLVVAPEGTRSSTPRIGPFKKGPFHIAMQAGVPVVPVVLRNTGELMWRGSQLIKPGTVEVKVLPPVDTSQWRSEDAGEHAAEVRQMFVTALADWPVESFEDGRMTRATGVWE
- a CDS encoding wax ester/triacylglycerol synthase domain-containing protein translates to MSPVDALMWRGDTDRRLRGTISMLEIYDCVPDWDRLVAAHEWGSRMAPRFRQRVIDSPLRTGTPSWAVDPDFDLHYHLRRIRLAGDGSMRELLSACEQLAMTALDPARPPWEGTLIEGLPDGRAAYFLKAHHALTDGLGAILGLAQLHSTSRDPIPGKPQPPSPEPVNISALDVVGRQLGEELRRLPHRADTAVRGVRALTRPKKALSDVLRYGRSVPRVAGLVSPPGSPLLAARSISWRFSAFEVPFADLKAAGVTARASVNDVYLAGLIGGFRLYHEKLGQPVDAIPVAIPISVRRPEDPAGGNRIAVGRLAGPVGIADPFERVLTVREQVRAARTEPAVDIFNTLGSVLAWLPGQVLAQFSGATTQNDLQASNVPGIPWETYVAGAKVERMFPFGPLPGCAVMATMITHNETACLGLNHDAASITEPELFADCLVDGFGEVLALGAESGSGAVPGTMRRVI